One genomic segment of Ictalurus punctatus breed USDA103 chromosome 4, Coco_2.0, whole genome shotgun sequence includes these proteins:
- the cotl1 gene encoding coactosin-like protein: MATRIDKEACRDAYNLVRDDNTDISWASFKYDGPTIVPAGHGTDYEEFKSQCTDDARLFGFVRITTGDAMSKRAKFTLITWIGENVSGLQRAKISTDKTLVKDVCQNFAKEFMVSDIRELEEDYIRNELKKAGGANYDAQAE, from the exons ATGGCAACAAGGATCGACAAAGAGGCTTGTAGAGACGCTTATAACCTGGTCCGAGATGATAACACAGATATAAGCTG GGCATCCTTTAAGTATGATGGGCCAACAATTGTGCCAGCAGGACATGGGACAGATTATGAAGAATTTAAAAGCCAATGTACAG ACGATGCCCGTCTGTTTGGTTTCGTGAGGATCACAACAGGAGATGCCATGAGCAAACGGGCCAAGTTCACCCTCATCACCTGGATCGGGGAGAACGTGAGTGGACTGCAGAGGGCTAAGATCAGCACAGACAAAACACTGGTGAAGGATGTCTGCCAG AACTTCGCTAAAGAGTTCATGGTGAGCGATATTCGGGAGCTGGAAGAAGACTACATCCGAAACGAGCTGAAGAAGGCTGGTGGTGCAAACTACGACGCTCAGGCAGAATAG
- the meak7 gene encoding MTOR-associated protein MEAK7, whose product MGNTESAVVQKRLVRFRPDERPVIEGVFDSLQSTSSSSVPPEKAKVLHIDALKITMGKMASDSMIMRVFEGICSIDPGVLLPPGGGVSREQLVIFLADALRGTAEERAPLVMAMAHGTKTTVTADQIREFLEDLVSAVVQTLTHRGRLRGWRPDRMGHGAQGVTLLAEQLCSELKTSDQNMCDVACLEDWLFRVSGVSTFLELLIGEGLNVGLTSRPPPTLLPQCRAAPWTELRCVLDIPLLMFLTSQLPAGHTAPWRLLFSTDLHGESFTRLVGNCKNRGSTVLLVKDTKGHIFGGFASHNWEIKPQFQGDSRCFLFSVSPSMRVYTCTGYNQHYMYLNQGQQTMPNGLGMGGQHGYFGLWLDSDFGHGHSRARPRCTTYGSPQLSGDEDFTVDTVEVWGVGVPPEEQEQDENKKSVLDTDLEVQAIMEMTGKTLHSQGLREPQEDDE is encoded by the exons ATGGGAAACACAGAAAGCGCTGTAGTGCAGAAACGGCTGGTCCGGTTTCGTCCTGATGAGCGACCCGTCATTGAGGGGGTTTTTGACAGCCTTCAGAGCACCAGCAGCTCGTCTGTTCCTCCCGAAAAAGCGAAGGTTTTACACATAGACGCGCTCAAG atAACTATGGGTAAAATGGCTTCAGACTCGATGATTATGCGAGTCTTTGAGGGAATCTGCAGTATTGACCCAGGAGTGCTATTGCCACCTGGTGGTGGGGTAAGTCGAGAGCAGCTGGTGATCTTCCTGGCAGATGCTCTTCGGGGCACAGCAGAGGAGAGAGCACCGCTCGTCATGGCGATGGCACACGGGACCAAAACAACAGTTACGGCTGATCAGATAAGAGAA TTTTTAGAGGACTTGGTTTCAGCTGTAGTtcagactctcacacacagaggacGCCTGCGAGGCTGGAGACCAGATCGCATGGGCCACGGTGCTCAGGGGGTGACACTTTTGGCTGAGCAGTTGTGCTCTGAGTTAAAAACCTCAG ATCAGAACATGTGTGATGTTGCTTGTCTCGAGGACTGGCTATTTCGAGTCTCAGGTGTGTCCACATTCCTGGAGCTCCTGATTGGTGAAGGTCTTAATGTTGGATTGACCTCACGCCCACCCCCTACTCTGCTGCCCCAGTGCCGAGCAGCTCCATGGACCGAGCTGCGCTGTGTACTGGATATACCACTACTCATGTTCCTGACCTCACAGCTGCCTGCAGGACACACTGCCCCCTGGAGGCTCTTGTTTTCCACCGATCTACACGGTGAAAGCTTTACCCGCCTTGTTGGAAATTGTAAAAACCGGGGCTCCACTGTGTTACTGGTGAAAGACACCAAGGGCCACATATTTGGGGGCTTTGCTTCTCACAACTGGGAGATCAAACCTCAGTTTCAGG GTGATTCCAGGTGCTTCCTGTTTTCTGTGTCACCGTCTATGCGAGTGTACACATGCACCGGCTATAACCAACACTACATGTACCTGAACCAGGGCCAGCAAACCATGCCCAATGGTCTG GGTATGGGTGGACAGCACGGATACTTCGGTTTGTGGTTGGACAGCGATTTTGGCCATGGTCACAGTAGGGCTCGTCCACGGTGTACCACGTATGGTAGTCCTCAACTCTCAGGGGATGAAGACTTCACAGTGGACACAGTAGAGGTGTGGGGAGTTGGCGTTCCCCCTGAGGAACAGGAACAG GATGAGAACAAGAAGAGTGTTCTCGACACGGATCTTGAGGTGCAGGCTATAATGGAGATGACCGGGAAAACCCTGCACAGCCAAGGTCTCAGAGAGCCACAAGAAGATGATGAATGA